TCACAGACAGATTCGTCATGAACGTTTTAGATGGGTATCGGAGCCAGCACACGATCACCCGATGGCAGCTACTTACAGGTCGACGCGGTCGCCGATCTCGGCGATGTCGAGTCGCTGTGGGTACTCGTAGGACTGTGCGTGGTGGTGGAGCGCGGTCGGATCGGCGGTCATCCCTTTCCACATGTCCCAGTGGCTCGGCAGCAGGCGGTCGAGCTGGAGATCCGAGGCGGATTTGATCGTCTCGTTTTCGGTGGCGTACCACTTGGTTCGGACCGGCTCGCGGGTCTCCTTGTCGGGAATGTTGCCAATCGCGCCGAATGCGAGAATACCGAGATCGATATCGTAGTTCTCGCCGTGGTCGACAAAGCTGCTCGACGGTTTGCTGTCGCCCGCGTGGAAAATCGTTCCCGACTCGTGTTGGATCATGTAGCCGACCGGGTGGGTCGAGTCGGCGTCTTCGGTCTCGACGACGTCAATCGTGAACTCGCCGATGTCGAGGCTGTTGCCCTCGGTGACTTCGGTGAACTGCTCCTCGCTCACGTCGTAGGTTTCGAGCCAC
This sequence is a window from Halohasta litchfieldiae. Protein-coding genes within it:
- a CDS encoding MBL fold metallo-hydrolase produces the protein MTVSDWGDWLPKAVADADPETVSLWYLGCNGFVIKGSEGTTLWIDPYVGLGDPPRTIRMVPVPFDPEDVTEDAVDAVLATHEHTDHTHGPSQGPILENTGVDFYAPDDSLAVAFDDEEWLETYDVSEEQFTEVTEGNSLDIGEFTIDVVETEDADSTHPVGYMIQHESGTIFHAGDSKPSSSFVDHGENYDIDLGILAFGAIGNIPDKETREPVRTKWYATENETIKSASDLQLDRLLPSHWDMWKGMTADPTALHHHAQSYEYPQRLDIAEIGDRVDL